The following are encoded in a window of Cuculus canorus isolate bCucCan1 chromosome 39, bCucCan1.pri, whole genome shotgun sequence genomic DNA:
- the LOC104065392 gene encoding H/ACA ribonucleoprotein complex subunit 3 isoform X2, whose protein sequence is MFLQCYTDERGERVYTLRKLSPSGQPTRSAHPARFSPDDRFSRHRLALKRRFGLLPTQQARPLL, encoded by the exons ATGTTCCTCCAGTGCTACACGGACGAGCGCGGGGAGCGCGTTTACACCCTGAGG AAGCTGTCGCCGTCGGGGCAGCCCACCCGCTCGGCGCACCCGGCGCGCTTCTCGCCCGACGATCGCTTCTCCCGGCACCGCTTGGCACTCAAGCGCCGTTTCGGCCTCCTCCCCACCCAGCAGGCACGGCCGCTGCTCTGA